One genomic window of Bactrocera dorsalis isolate Fly_Bdor chromosome 4, ASM2337382v1, whole genome shotgun sequence includes the following:
- the LOC105224224 gene encoding HIG1 domain family member 2A, mitochondrial has translation MGKEQIALPDEELDWIQLRQDFGSFHPETTKEKMMRKIKENPAVPIGCLATAGALSYGLYSFRNGNRRMSQIMMRTRIAAQGFTVLALVAGVVMTYDTKQ, from the exons atgggaaaaGAGCAAATTGCACTTCCAGATGAGGAATTGGACTGGATTCAATTGCGTCAGGATTTCGgatcatttcatccagaaaccACCAAAGAAAAAATGATGCGCAAAATCAAAGAGAACCCGGCTGTCCCGATTG GTTGCTTGGCTACCGCTGGCGCATTATCCTATGGACTATATAGCTTTCGAAATGGCAATCGACGTATGTCTCAAATAATGATGCGCACACGTATTGCTGCGCAAGGCTTCACGGTGCTCGCATTAGTTGCTGGCGTCGTTATGACGTATGATACTAAACAATAG